A genomic stretch from Falco naumanni isolate bFalNau1 chromosome 4, bFalNau1.pat, whole genome shotgun sequence includes:
- the PTX4 gene encoding pentraxin-4, with protein sequence MDTTGAGLALLCRHKVSGSSMAGTALPLCLLLAATLQGGLTQALGPVTRSGPLLLRLRRLEEQFHRLQEVTLSHLQSIARNYNISYNIDGRFQALAEQAEAAAAARAALGTKLAHLATTSQRLHRRLKQLEGTVGALSPPHCPLTHPLGTLVEAGTKLHSLPATAQSWGSQLEWESQSWMAPSTPSPRRPKARRRWQQRWQEAGHWLPAHARPGGTPREDAENLCDTAPGAQVMASALPTMTTVPQEQPRAPQQPGEGRYGPPAPVPTSPACRTGAVLLFPNTSAERVAILKPGLHQGLRELSLCAWLATPASCLGGLLSYTTQNGSRELAVRGCGRDLPRSVHFVIRNRHFRELPVMPLLDGKWHHLCLTWSSGQGQYRFYVDRRVLAAGSGFQQGYEIPAGGSLVLGWEQDHPGRDLGTAEAFVGHLAGFVLWSRALLPGEVASVATGRALPRGPLVTLANASLQGGVQRVSCPCLQHCL encoded by the exons atggacaCCAcgggggcagggctggccctgctgtgcaGGCATAAAGTGTCCGGCAGCAGCATGGCGGGGACAGcgctgcccctctgcctgctcctcgCTGCCACCCTGCAGGGTGGCCTGACCCAGGCACTCGGGCCTGTGACCCGCTCTGGCCCCCTGCTCCTGCGGCTGCGGCGGCTGGAGGAACAG TTTCACCGGCTCCAGGAGGTGACACTAAGCCATCTCCAGAGCATCGCCAGGAATTACAACATCTCCTACAACATCGATGGACGCTTCCAAGCactggcagagcaggcagaggcagctgcgGCTGCccgggctgccctgggcaccaAGCTGGCCCACTTGGCCACCACTAGCCAGCGGCTGCACCGCAGGCTGAAGCAGCTGGAGGGGACAGTGGGTGCCCTGAGCCCACCACACTGCCCACTCACTCACCCACTGGGTACACTGGTGGAGGCTGGCACCAAgctgcacagcctgccagccactgcccagagctggggcagccagCTGGAGTGGGAGTCGCAGAGCTGGATGGCCCCCAGCACTCCCAGCCCTCGGCGCCCAAAGGCAAGGCGGCGGTGGCAGCAacgctggcaggaggcagggcaCTGGCTGCCAGCCCATGCCAGGCCTGGTGGAACACCCCGGGAGGATGCAGAGAACCTTTGTGATACAGCACCAGGAGCCCAAGTCATGGCATCAGCGCTCCCCACCATGACTACGGTCCCCCAGGAGCAGCCACGggccccccagcagccaggagagggTAGGTACgggccccctgccccagtgcccacctccccagcctgccGCACCGGTGCTGTCCTGCTCTTCCCCAACACCTCCGCTGAGCGTGTGGCCATCCTGAAGCCAGGGCTGCACCAGGGGCTGCGGGAGCTGTCACTCTGTGCCTGGCTGGccaccccagcctcctgcctcgGTGGCCTCCTCTCCTACACCACCCAGAacggcagcagggagctggctgtgcGTGGCTGCGGCAGGGACCTCCCACGCTCCGTGCACTTTGTCATCAGGAACAGGCATTTTCGGGAGCTCCCAGTGATGCCACTTCTGGATGGCAAATGGCACCATCTCTGCCTCACCTGGTCCTCTGGCCAGGGCCAGTACCGCTTCTACGTGGACAGGcgggtgctggctgctggctctggCTTCCAGCAGGGCTATGAAATTCCAGCTGGTGGCTCAttggtgctgggctgggagcaggaccACCCTGGCAGGGACTTGGGCACCGCAGAAGCTTTTGTGGGTCACCTGGCTGGCTTCGTGCTCTGGAGCCGGGCTCTCCTGCCAGGGGAGGTGGCTAGCGTGGCAACTGGCCGGGCTCTGCCCCGTGGCCCTCTCGTCACGCTGGCCAATGCCTCCCTGCAGGGCGGGGTGCAGAGGGTGTCGTGcccctgcctccagcactgcctgtga
- the ECI1 gene encoding enoyl-CoA delta isomerase 1, mitochondrial, with amino-acid sequence MAAVGTLGRRIARSGVLPLCHRPAWGTAARQPPGPRLPPGLPRAPSRAFSNNKILVELDESSGVATMKFKSPPVNSLSLDFITEFCISLEKLENDRTCRGVIFTSAVPKIFSSGLDITEMCGKSTEHYAEFWRAVQEMWLRLYGSNMVTVAAVNGSSPAGGCLIALTCDYRIMVDNPKFSIGLNEAQLGIVAPFWFKDTFVNVVGHRVAERSLQLGSLHPAAEAHKFGLVDELVPEEKLQEKAAAVMAQWLALPDHARQLTKSMMRKTVLDRLVAHREEDIQNFISFISKESIQKSLRMYMEMLKKKKS; translated from the exons ATGGCGGCGGTGGGGACTCTCGGCCGCCGCATTGCCCGGTCAG GCGtgctgcccctctgccaccGGCCGGCGTGGGGCACAgccgcccggcagccccccggcccccggctgccccccggcCTCCCGCGCGCCCCGAGCCGAGCCTTCAGCAACAACAAGATCCTGGTGGAGCTGGACGAGAGCTCAG GCGTCGCCACAATGAAGTTCAAGAGCCCCCCAGTCAACAGCCTCAGCCTGGACTTCATCACCGAGTTTTGCATAAGCCTGGAGAAGCTAGAGAATGACCGGACCTGCCGGGGTGTGATCTTTACATCC GCAGTCCCCAAAATCTTCTCATCTGGCCTGGACATCACCGAGATGTGTGGGAAGAGCACGGAGCACTATGCCGAGTTCTGGAGAGCCGTGCAGGAGATGTGGCTCCGGCTGTACGGCTCCAATATGGTCACTGTCGCTGCAGTCAAC GGGTCCAGCCCGGCGGGAGGCTGTCTCATTGCCTTGACGTGTGACTACAGAATCATGGTGGACAACCCCAAATTCAGCATCGGCCTGAATGAAGCCCAGCTGGGCATCGTGGCTCCCTTCTG GTTTAAGGACACATTTGTGAATGTTGTGGGACACCGAGTTGCTGAACGCTCcctccagctgggctccctCCACCCTGCAGCTGAGGCCCACAAGTTTGGCCTTGTGGACGAGCTGGTGCCAGAGGAGAAGCTCCAGGAGAAGGCTGCGGCTGTTATGGCACAGTGGCTGGCCCTTCCCG ACCATGCCCGTCAGCTCACCAAGTCCATGATGAGGAAGACAGTGTTGGATCGCCTGGTTGCTCACCGGGAGGAAGACATTCAGAACTTCAtcagtttcatttcaaaagagTCCATCCAGAAGTCACTTCGCATGTACATGGAGAtgctgaagaagaagaagagctGA